A stretch of the Rhinoderma darwinii isolate aRhiDar2 chromosome 3, aRhiDar2.hap1, whole genome shotgun sequence genome encodes the following:
- the LOC142750949 gene encoding uncharacterized protein LOC142750949, translating into MKSPADDSDIIYVYHTCIMADHFMDNSDLILTLGEICAPVIAIINTNEDNTLGDISPTHLDNENMGIPDIQPRPFIFSPPIFKGPFPQPDDIEPTSTTETRRKTIEEASEKPHDQSTTSGYETINLDKTEPLPSFNGQNKSERSMTEQNTFCFDEKHDSITSSETASSKCDRQLTKSIMRIKQSTDSKISAVTVTNPDYKKRQYNKRKLEFTNPSSHLEPKIKRQKQESYCEEQAITPKPKRVEHDGHSRQHLKGEENTPRASIKHKRLHKDNNQEHARVQRICLPDETLDIPQWQEELLNGIFYFFLFHFSIFVLSFF; encoded by the exons ATGAAGAGTCCAGCCGACGATAgtgatattatatatgtatatcacACCTGTATCATGGCAG ATCACTTCATGGATAACTCAGATCTGATACTGACACTGGGTGAGATTTGTGCTCCAGTAATTGCCATAATAAATACAAATGAAGACAACACCTTGGGAGATATTTCTCCTACCCATCTGGATAATGAAAATATGGGTATTCCAGATATACAGCCTCGACCTTTCATTTTCTCACCACCAATATTTAAAGGTCCTTTTCCACAACCCGATGACATAGAGCCAACATCCACTACTGAGACAAGACGTAAGACAATAGAAGAGGCCTCAGAGAAACCTCATGACCAGTCTACAACATCAGGATATGAGACTATTAACTTGGACAAGACAGAGCCTCTACCAAGTTTTAACGGACAAAACAAATCAGAAAGGTCAATGACAGAACAAAATACTTTTTGTTTTGATGAGAAACATGATTCAATTACATCTTCCGAAACAGCATCTTCTAAATGTGACCGGCAATTGACTAAATCTATAATGAGAATAAAACAATCTACAGACTCAAAGATTTCTGCAGTAACTGTTACCAACCCAGACTACAAGAAAAGACAATACAACAAACGTAAGCTTGAATTTACCAACCCAAGTAGTCACCTGGAACCTAAAATAAAGAGGCAGAAACAAGAGTCATATTGTGAGGAGCAAGCCATAACTCCAAAACCAAAGAGAGTTGAACACGATGGTCACTCCAGACAACATCTAAAAGGAGAAGAAAATACACCACGAGCTAGTATAAAACATAAAAGGTTACACAAGGATAATAATCAAGAGCACGCAAGAGTACAGCGTATATGCCTGCCAGACGAAACACTGGACATCCCACAGTGGCAGGAGGAATTGCTCAatggaattttttatttctttttattccacttttcaATTTTTgtgctctcttttttttaa